One window of Oncorhynchus kisutch isolate 150728-3 linkage group LG25, Okis_V2, whole genome shotgun sequence genomic DNA carries:
- the mrtfba gene encoding myocardin-related transcription factor B: protein MEPQGLPRAEGDYEMLGLLVPSPQSEAVTHELEELTLQPSNNLPPLNERKNVLQLRLQQRRTREQLVDQGIMPPLKSPAAFHEQIRSLERARTENFLKHKIRSRPERSELVRMHILKETGAEPSLQATQMKLKRARLADDLNEKLAQRPGPMELVEKNILPVEPSVKEAIIVNYPKALDTYGFDEDSGDALSPEQPASHESKASTPSPGEPRALEAPCPPPLPTITNNHTILQPFPVVTQATADFLKALSTQELPVSRPAPASQPIITVVPSKPGPTLVKQSQPKQPGERNRSKKGKDPKPRVKKLKYHQYVPPDQKQEASDAPMDSSYAKILHQQQLFLQLQILNQQQQQHYNYHTILPAPLKPVAEGQNSGVSCLPTSIVLSLPPAPHVTVPPPTPVRPNNSLSNRKPGHLPPNLEDMKVAELKLELKLRSLPVSGTKTDLIERLKPYQESPSTPAPTTVPNPGPKTLPSVPIEVGSSPALLPAHQVAPEIMSATAPVSPIPTDLATFRDDGGMPRVSKLLCDPQGVSLCRTGAGMSHLGLGVVPEEKDRRLHEKERQIEELMRKLEQEQMLVEELKMQLGVEKTQPLQGPSDPVPMIQTFNAVKMEGRVLPNCSAMINSTLAPQTLPTVKVEDVICNSRPHSQPNPAPSLPQFFISHQGRVSQVLGQPVSQTLLTAQDGSTQILLPVLQATLSNQAPGLMQASISQLHTTKMETASTQQITNHNHILQTVTVCNGSGMVENQTMPDMPPQCFLSSSPDNRLSPRGASPSHNLSNGPVNKSPSPSQPTFILHPSSLVAQPPKTREPPRYEDAVKQTRNLQQANNLTQVSTATSQQMDDLFDILIQSGEITPFIQQDLPSLSNKTVPVTANITTLPVNTALFRTPPQIQVAPPPTPPFNPLPLPSLASDNQLEAFLEGTLNNPSPTTDPRTLGLIEELQSQLLDQPYSPMDTSELSFCDSTSPPSSLNMGLSDTVLDNMEWLDLTMPSDPAGGLTPLGIPSDFLDTHDLQLHWD from the exons ATGGAGCCCCAGGGGCTGCCCAGAGCAGAGGGGGATTATGAGATGTTGGGTCTGCTGGTGCCCAGCCCCCAGAGTGAGGCGGTCACCCATGAGCTGGAGGAGCTGACCCTACAGCCCAGCAACAACCTGCCCCCCCTCAACGAACGCAAGAACG TCCTTCAGCTGAGGCTACAGCAGAGACGCACCCGTGAGCAGCTGGTAGACCAGGGCATCATGCCTC CTCTAAAGAGCCCAGCGGCATTTCATGAGCAGATACGCAGCCTGGAGAGAGCCAGG ACTGAAAACTTCCTGAAACACAAGATCCGCAGCCGACCAGAGAGATCTGAACTGGTCAGAATGCACATCCTTAAGGAGACTGGGGCAGAGCCCTCCCTGCAGGCCACCCAGATGAAGCTGAAGAGGGCCAGGCTGGCTGACGACCTGAATGAGAAGCTGGCCCAGCGCCCCGGCCCCATGGAACTGGTAGAAAAGAACATTCTGCCTGTAGAACCCAGCGTCAAGGAGGCCATCATTG TAAACTACCCCAAAGCGCTGGACACGTACGGGTTTGATGAGGACAGCGGGGACGCCCTGTCTCCAGAGCAGCCGGCCAGCCATGAGTCCAAGGCCTCCACACCCTCCCCTGGGGAACCTCGGGCCCTAGAGGCCCCCTGCCCACCACCGCTGCCCACAATCACCAACAACCACACAATCCTACAG CCCTTTCCTGTTGTCACCCAGGCAACGGCAGACTTCCTCAAAGCTCTCTCCACCCAAGAGCTGCCAGTCAGTCGCCCAGCACCCGCGTCTCAGCCTATCATCACTGTCGTTCCTTCAAAGCCTGGGCCCACCCTAGTGAAA CAGAGCCAGCCCAAACAGCCGGGAGAGAGGAATCGCAGTAAGAAGGGCAAGGACCCAAAGCCCCGGGTCAAGAAGTTAAAGTACCACCAGTATGTCCCCCCAGaccagaaacaggaggccagcgATGCCCCCATGGACTCATCCTACGCCAAGATCCTCCACCAGCAGCAACTCTTCCTCCAGCTGCAGATCCtcaaccaacagcagcagcagcactacaACTACCACACCATCCTCCCAGCACCCTTAAA accTGTAGCTGAGGGTCAGAACAGCGGTGTGAGCTGCCTGCCAACCTCTATAGTGCTGTCCCTGCCTCCTGCCCCCCATGTCACTGTCCCTCCTCCCACCCCTGTCCGTCCCAACAACAGCCTATCCAACCGCAAGCCTGGCCACCTGCCTCCTAACCTGGAGGACATGAAGGTGGCCGAGTTGAAACTGGAGCTGAAATTGCGAAGCCTCCCTGTCTCAGGGACCAAGACTGATCTCATCGAGAGGCTGAAGCCCTACCAGGAGAGTCCCAGCACCCCGGCCCCTACCACAGTCCCAAACCCTGGCCCTAAAACCCTCCCCTCAGTTCCCATAGAGGTTGGCTCATCCCCTGCACTTCTACCTGCCCACCAGGTGGCACCAGAGATCATGAGCGCCACAGCCCCAGTGTCCCCAATCCCCACAGACCTCGCCACCTTCAGAGATGACGGAGGGATGCCCAGGGTATCCAAGCTCCTTTGCGACCCCCAGGGGGTGAGCCTCTGTCGGACAGGCGCGGGAATGTCCCACCTTGGGCTGGGTGTTGTCCCGGAGGAGAAGGACCGGCGGCTCCATGAGAAGGAACGTCAGATCGAGGAGCTGATGAGGAAGCTGGAGCAGGAGCAGATGCTGGTGGAGGAGCTCAAGATGCAGCTGGGGGTGGAGAAGACCCAGCCCCTCCAGGGACCCTCAGACCCCGTCCCCATGATCCAGACCTTCAACGCAGTCAAAATGGAAGGCAGGGTCCTTCCTAACTGCTCAGCCATGATTAACTCAACCCTGGCCCCCCAGACTCTCCCCACTGTGAAGGTAGAGGATGTCATTTGTAACTCCAGACCCCATTCCCAGCCCAATCCGGCACCCAGTCTGCCCCAGTTTTTCATCAGCCACCAGGGGAGAGTGTCCCAGGTTCTAGGCCAGCCTGTTTCCCAGACCCTACTCACGGCCCAGGATGGCTCTACTCAGAtcctccttcctgttctccaggcTACGTTGTCAAATCAGGCCCCAGGTCTGATGCAAGCCTCCATCTCCCAGCTGCATACCACCAAGATGGAGACAGCCTCCACTCAGCAGATAACTAATCACAACCACATTTTGCAG ACTGTTACAGTTTGTAACGGCTCTGGGATGGTGGAGAACCAGACTATGCCCGACATGCCTCCCCAGTGTTTCCTGAGCAGCTCCCCAGATAACAGGCTCTCTCCCCGTGGGGCTTCACCCAGCCACAACCTTTCCAATGGGCCTGTTAACAAG TCCCCTTCTCCATCCCAGCCCACCTtcatcctccacccctcctccctcgtTGCCCAGCCCCCCAAGACCAGGGAGCCCCCTCGCTACGAGGATGCAGTTAAACAGACCCGCAACCTGCAGCAGGCCAACAACCTCACACAG GTTTCCACGGCAACCAGCCAGCAGATGGACGACCTGTTTGACATCCTGATTCAGAGTGGAG AGATcactccattcatccagcagGACCTGCCTTCTCTAAGCAATAAGACTGTCCCTGTCACAGCCAACATCACTACCCTCCCTGTCAACACCGCCCTGTTCAGAACCCCTCCACAGATCCAGGTTGctccccctcccacccctcccttcAACCCCCTGCCCCTCCCCAGCCTGGCCTCCGACAACCAGCTGGAGGCCTTCCTGGAGGGGACTCTGAACAACCCATCCCCAACCACGGATCCCCGCACCCTGGGTCTGATCGAGGAGTTGCAGTCCCAGCTcctggatcaaccctactccccAATGGACACCTCAGAGCTGTCCTTCTGCGACTCCacgtctcccccttcctccctcaacATGGGCTTGTCCGACACAGTCCTggacaacatggagtggctgGATCTAACCATGCCGTCCGACCCCGCGGGGGGGCTCACACCCCTGGGGATTCCTTCAGACTTCCTGGATACACACGACCTGCAGCTGCACTGGgactga